Proteins encoded in a region of the Streptomyces sp. NBC_01298 genome:
- a CDS encoding STAS domain-containing protein: MTLNVKERRNKAGTVLVAIGEINSETSGALLQTLLPLVREGRPLRIDLTAVTYVSSAGLRTLLVVYREAQHAGVAVTLYGVSEEVRFVMSATGFLDFFSTGEAAAAASKAKAVR, translated from the coding sequence ATGACCCTGAACGTGAAGGAACGCCGCAACAAAGCGGGAACCGTGCTCGTCGCCATCGGCGAGATCAACAGCGAGACCTCCGGAGCGCTGCTGCAGACGCTGCTGCCGCTGGTCCGCGAGGGCAGGCCGCTGCGCATCGACCTGACGGCCGTCACCTACGTCTCCAGCGCCGGGCTGCGCACCCTGCTCGTCGTCTACCGCGAGGCCCAGCACGCCGGGGTCGCCGTCACCCTCTACGGGGTGAGCGAGGAAGTCCGGTTCGTCATGTCGGCCACCGGCTTCCTCGACTTCTTCTCCACCGGAGAGGCCGCCGCGGCGGCCTCCAAGGCCAAGGCCGTCCGATGA